In Verrucomicrobiota bacterium, one genomic interval encodes:
- a CDS encoding prepilin-type N-terminal cleavage/methylation domain-containing protein produces MNASIDALMMTCSSETRWSARAPTAARGARALPRNAFTLLELLLAVAVFSVVILAINVVFFSGLRLRAATSRIVEDSIPVNRAVSVIKNDLRSVLPPGGTLARTFTGGIQSSMFNNTMLSQGGVDSSSGLQFCTTTGVTDDSNFVLFNQTQIEPWPEIQKVSYYLRNPLYSTNQWGKELVRAVTRNLLPVMEDMPVEQPLLDGVERIEFLFYDGLSWLYTWDLATMQTSFQTTEGQSQTNALPQAVKILIEFAAVGRDERLRKPPIQLVVPIVAEARTNQLASASTNSSAQVTSRGNTTPGGNQNTSGGNQNTSGGNQNTGRGGATTPPASNPSSGGQRGGSGGGGRGGGR; encoded by the coding sequence ATGAACGCGTCGATCGATGCCTTGATGATGACCTGTTCGAGCGAAACACGGTGGTCGGCGAGGGCGCCGACTGCAGCACGCGGGGCGCGTGCGCTCCCCCGAAACGCTTTCACCCTGCTGGAATTGCTCCTGGCTGTCGCCGTGTTTTCCGTCGTGATCCTGGCGATCAATGTTGTTTTCTTCAGCGGGCTGCGTTTGCGCGCGGCGACTTCGCGGATCGTGGAGGATTCCATTCCAGTGAACCGCGCCGTTTCTGTGATCAAGAACGACCTGCGCTCGGTGCTTCCGCCGGGAGGGACGCTGGCCAGGACGTTCACCGGCGGCATCCAGAGCAGCATGTTCAACAACACGATGCTGAGCCAGGGCGGGGTCGATTCCAGTTCCGGTCTGCAATTCTGCACCACAACCGGTGTCACGGATGACTCGAACTTCGTTCTGTTCAATCAGACACAAATCGAACCCTGGCCGGAGATCCAGAAGGTGTCGTACTATCTGCGGAACCCTCTTTACTCGACCAACCAATGGGGCAAGGAACTCGTGCGCGCGGTCACGCGCAATCTTTTGCCCGTGATGGAAGATATGCCGGTCGAACAGCCGCTGCTCGACGGCGTGGAGCGGATCGAATTCCTGTTCTACGACGGTCTGTCGTGGTTGTACACGTGGGACCTTGCCACAATGCAGACGTCCTTCCAAACGACCGAGGGCCAGAGTCAAACCAACGCATTGCCGCAAGCGGTCAAAATCCTGATCGAATTCGCCGCCGTGGGCCGCGATGAGCGTCTGCGCAAACCGCCGATTCAATTGGTCGTGCCCATCGTGGCGGAAGCGCGAACCAACCAACTCGCGTCCGCCAGCACGAACAGTTCGGCGCAAGTTACAAGCCGCGGGAATACAACGCCGGGCGGCAATCAGAACACGAGCGGCGGCAATCAGAACACGAGCGGCGGCAATCAGAACACCGGGCGCGGCGGTGCAACCACGCCCCCGGCTTCCAACCCTTCTTCCGGCGGTCAGCGCGGAGGAAGCGGCGGCGGCGGACGAGGAGGTGGGCGGTGA